The DNA segment aattcttgAAGGATACCGAGTcacaataaaaaataagaaatgtCGTACATAGGGATTACAATCAGcgcaattcttttttcctttgacaTTGTAAGTTATCTGAGCTTCTTAAATCAAGTTTTGATATCCATTAGCTGCGTATgattattttgataattaattagatTTATGGGTATTTTTATCTATTGCCATTCTATTATTCCTTTGGGTATTTACATTTGCGTTATTCGATTaaactaaatttaattttattttcctcCGCCTTTcacatcaatcaatatttatatGGGATCTGTTCCCCAAATGTTAGGTAGTATTATTTGGTTAACTAACCGTCGTGTCCCCTCCAATGGCGGACGGAGGAGACGAGCCCGACgaagccgaggagctcggcggcaGGCAGAAGGCGGAGATCGCCAAATGGTTCCTCGCCAATGCCCCCGCCGGGGAGATCCAATACGTCGCCAAAGGTGCTACCACTCTATCTTCCTTCTCTTATATTTTCCCCCATctgttctccgttgtgagaaggtTTTGATCTCGTTTGTGCTTTGCAGACATGCGATCGATCCTTGGGGATGACGCAATCTACGAGATGGCTGCAGCAGAGGCCTACCCCGTCTACAACAAGGCGCATTTGATTGCTCTCCAGATGCCTGATCGGAGTGGTGATGTGAGTCCCCTATGTTAATTCGCATCGATTTCTTGAAACCGCGATCGTACGTTGGTCTCTATATGAGTTGAACATGTCGATCAGTTTTCTTctgttcttttttatgatgtggctAGTTTGAAGATATACTATTGATAGAATGGTTCTTAATCTGGGCTGTCTCTAAATCCTTTGGGTTGAAGAAAACTAGCCAAAGAGATAAAAGGTAGCTGGTCCACATGATGGCTCCATTGCATGCTTGTAATTTGGGCGCAATTTTTCTTGCTTTCTGCAGCTTTAGATGAGTTAGATCAACGGACATGGTTGTAGTGGTGTTACGTCTTGCTGTGATGGTGTGACCACCGGTAGCTACTTTTTTTAGTGGAGACGGTACACACATGGTCGGTGATGGTGTGACCATTGGACATCTGCTTCCTTGTATGAATTTAGCTATGCCACTATGTCTGGGTATATCCTCGGTATAACCACCAAGCTGACTTTCACTGAGTGGTAGTGACTAAAGCAAATGAAATGAGGAAGTGTTGGAGAATTGAAAATATTAAGTTAATTTTGTCATTTTGTATGCTGAAAAATCTCCTTGTCCATACATTTATAATATGTAGGCATGACTAAATCAATGACATTGTGTTATATGTAAATCAAGTGTCCTACTGCACAATGTTGACTATGAACTGAATACTCAAACTACTATTTAGTCGACTTTTAATTTCACATGGATACATATGGTTGATATTGAGGTTAATTCTACATAATATAAAAATTGTGATTAAAAAGCAAAAGACATGGTAAAAGTTCTTGCCACACTTGGTTATCGAAACTATACACTCGAAATATGTACTAGTCCAGCTATGCTTTGTGTGTTAGAAAATTGAATTATTAGAACATATACAAATTTTGTCACCATGATTAGGATGTTGAGGTGAATGCTTGGGGATGCTAGGATAGATATAGAAGGAAAGGGAAATGTGACTGCAGCCAACTTATCAGTTGGGACCTTAcagattgttgttgttattgttgcatCTACTAATATAATATGTTGGACTGATACTACTACCTCAGCTGATACTAATGTCccccaaaataaatcttttgttcTAGGGGTCATTATATTATAGTTTTCTAATGCTAATTCTCCAGAAGAAAGGATTTCAGCTCTTTAGACAATAGAAGCTTTAGCAGTTTCCTTTTTAGAACTTATCCACACATTGTACCTTTTCCTTTTCTCTGTTGGGGGTGCATAGAGGATAAACTGTATGCTAGCCTAGATACCATAAGCACAGCTGTCAATGAGGTCATATAGTAAAAAGTTATCTTAGTTTCACATATGATTGCCCGCCCATGTATAAAAGCATAGTACGATATATTGCTGGTTTTAGTATTGTTAATGTGGAGGCACTACGATATCAATTATAGAATCTTTAAAAAATAAACATTATTGTACTTCCAATATGTCTATAATCTATTAACAATAAATTGCAGTATGTCTGACTGAAAAAGTAGAGAAAGAAATTGCTGTTTTGGAAAAAGAAAAGTGATATCTTCATATGCTTGAGTGTTTGATTGTTGAAAATTGTATTTATGACTATTAATTCTGTTGTTCACATTTAGGTACTTATTACGGCATATGGAGAACTTGACAAAAACAATTATTTTGATCCCAGGACTGCTCAAGTTGCTACAGTGGATCATGTCAAACAAGTAATCTCATATATTTTCTATCTGTTCCTGCTCACTTCCGAGTGTTAATGATAGATTTACTTTTTTTGTTTTAGCTTAAAGTGGCTTTACAGGTTTTGTGAAACATTAGGATATGTGATTTGCCATCTGATATGTTCATGTGTATGATCTAGACAAGTTTTTATTGTCCTGAGTCGGTGAGAAGTTCTGATTATCTGTTGGAGTCATTGATTCTCACTTTCTGCACATGGTTTGTTATGTCAAAAATCAGACATCCAACTTTAAAATATACTAGCAGATTGTTAAATATGTCCATAGAGAGATAAGAGCATGGACAAAATGATGTGAAGAGACTACAAAAGGTTGAGCAAACTTCACTTCAAAAGATATCCAGAGGTTATAATCATGAGTCATGATCACACGgagaaactttgttcattcacatCACAGTGTTGAAGAGGATAAGCATACAAACCAAACATAAACCTTCTCTTGTATAGAAGAATAGCTATCGTGATATAATTAGCTCAGAATGTTATTGTGAACTGAGTAAAGATTGATGTATTAACTATTAGGAATTGGTGGCAACAAAAACAAGCAATGTTGCATAAGCAAGTTTGATGTTCATACAAGTTTACATAAACTTGTAATCTTTAAGGTTGATGAACAGAAGAGGGTCCTGTTATTTAATCCTTTTTTCCTTGTGGTTACTCTTTTCCTCTCTCTTTGGTAGTTTTTTTCTTGGGATTCAAcatgtatatttatttatgaCTGACATCTGATGAGCTTAGGAAGGCATTAAATTCAACTATTAAAATGCCAGTCTTATGCTATAGTAAGTTTGTCTTTATCAAACTAAAAGTTAAAATTGGTAAAGCATCTAGGATGATAACTAAATTTCATGATCTCATTCTTGGTGATAGTATGCAActgtttttctcctctctttgaaGTAATATCCTTAGTCTGCATGGAGCTGAGTACTCTTAGTTTTTTTTGTGAATTCCAATTTGTCATTCATTGTTTCTCCCTGAATATTTGACATAGTTGTCATGTGGCCTAGTGTTGTTAAAATCCACCACCTAGGCTGCCAGTGTTATTTATAGTGTCTTCTGTAAAAATTTTTGTTCTGTTTACTGGTTTGGATATTCATTCTTGAATTGTCAGTACAATCAGTAAATTGAATATTATTCATctgatgcatcaattttttttttttttcatattgacCTCTTGCAACAAGCTTCGATAATGTAATTTTGTTTTGTAACTGGCCTTGTCTTGATAACAGTACTAAACAAGTTCTATCACAATCATTATTGTTGTAGACTATCTTAGAATTTTAATCTTTGAACTGATTACATTGTTGTGAATTTCTTTAGGTATGTACAAATGTAAGACCTGCTAGTGATGAGGAGCTCCCATCTCCATATATTGAGGAGTTCCGGTATGTTGTGGACTTTTGAGGAATGAGCTTCACTTTTCAGTGTAAAACTGTCCAAATCATTGTTTGCTCCAATAGCACCATGATGGTCATCCTTATTTGcttttttttgctaatttttgtcCATTTGACAAATAAAAGTTGAGGTTGTGGAATAAGGTCATAAGCATActgttattatataattttttgtaaGTTTCTTTATCCACATGTTTCATGTATGCTGTGTGAATAATTTGTTTATTGTTTCTCAAAATAAGATGTGTCAAGATAAATCTGTGCCTCTGAGCCTCAGTAATTTGCATTTGCATTTAATTATTGGGAGGAAGTCATCATGTATGTCTATCCTGGCTTTTCATCTGAGCTTCATCCCATGTTCTCTATCCTACCAGAGGCAGTGATCCAAATTAATCAACTAGTTCATAACATCCTCCATTTATACTTCAGCTCCAAGCATGTAATGTAGGTCAGAAACTCATTTGGCTCTCCAACTGTCAATGAATGCGTTTTTCACACTCTTTTATTAATATTTAGGTCAAATACTTGGACACTCATCATAAGTGTAGGTTTTTGCTTTCTAGTGGATAATCATTTTTGGTAACATGTTCAATGTTGCTATTCTGCAGAATTTATGTAAGTCAACAATAAAACAAATACCTGCTAAAAAGCCTAAGATTTCCATCCATTTCGTGAATTACCTAAAACCTACATACTTTTAGTTCAAGTGTATCATTTTTATATAATATCTTGGTATCCATGCAGGAGTACCCTGGCTGATGAACTCAGCAAATATGTTGGAGAAACTTATCCAAAGGGAACCTGTGCAGTTTACTGCATTAGTGGTAAAGATGCAGAAGGACCAGGAGCTGATTTTGAGTTTGTAATCGTGATTTCTGCTACTAAGTATAGCCCACAAAATTTCTGGTTTGTGAATCTTCAGTAGTTCAATTAGTTGGATTCTGAAGTTCGTCATCTTTTTGGTTATCTTCTGGCATAATTTTTCCAGTTGTTCACTATTGTTCTTTATGTTACATGATGTTCTTTTATTTGGTGACTCCTGTGAGGAACGTGCAGTAGATAATCATGTTAAACATGGTTTAGTTCTATCAAGAAAATGAAGATATTCCTTATCAGTCCCTTGACccaaaaaattcttagatttctGCAGACCATGAAGCCATAAGTGGTGGTAAATATGTTGTCTTACATGCTTGTTCCACTACATAATGCAGATCCAATCTTCTGATGATTGCATTTTGGTTTGCTCTCTAGGGTGTTTGACTCAGTTGAAAGACATTTGTTGCTGAACAACTTACATATAAAACAATCCTAGTTATGCTAGTTTTTCTGTGTTTTATATTCACATGTCACCAAAGATTCTGTTCATATGGCTCATAACACAAAGCATCCTGTGTGTATCTGCTATCACTGAGCCAAGTGGAAGTTGGAAAGAAGCTTAACAGAGTTCTGTATACATTAAAGACAACAACTGCATCTGTTTtcatttttcataattttataaCGAAGTTTCAAAAAGGAGGTCCATCAAACAAATATCTTATCAAGAAGGAAGATCTTCCattaaaacaaatttaaaaattgtTCATTTTCTAAAGAATGAAAGTAATAAGGACCGATATTTATTGATGTAATTTTCTtgattgtattttttttcttatttttctgtaCCTAGAGGAATGTTAAAAAGGGGAAGAGATTGTAACATAGGATATCATTGAATGAACGAGTGAACGAATATAGTTTCTCTTCCTCATAATGTGTTAGTGGTGTGACACCAGATTCTTTGATACTTCAACCCAtaatttctatcatgttgcacttTCAGCAATGGAAGATGGCAGTCAACTTGGAATGTGGATTTCAAGGATGATCTGCAGTTTGTGGAAATAAAAGGAAAGATACTAGTAGGTCATTCATCCCAACCACCACACTGAGTTGAGGTTTTAa comes from the Musa acuminata AAA Group cultivar baxijiao chromosome BXJ2-8, Cavendish_Baxijiao_AAA, whole genome shotgun sequence genome and includes:
- the LOC103995864 gene encoding F-actin-capping protein subunit alpha isoform X1, whose product is MADGGDEPDEAEELGGRQKAEIAKWFLANAPAGEIQYVAKDMRSILGDDAIYEMAAAEAYPVYNKAHLIALQMPDRSGDVLITAYGELDKNNYFDPRTAQVATVDHVKQVCTNVRPASDEELPSPYIEEFRSTLADELSKYVGETYPKGTCAVYCISGKDAEGPGADFEFVIVISATKYSPQNFCNGRWQSTWNVDFKDDLQFVEIKGKILVGSHYFEEGNVHLDAKNEFKDSTIFQSPEDCAASITNIICHHETEFMASLEASYVHLPDTTFKDLRRKLPVTRTLFPWHSTLQFSLTRDITRELEIGQ
- the LOC103995864 gene encoding F-actin-capping protein subunit alpha isoform X2, yielding MADGGDEPDEAEELGGRQKAEIAKWFLANAPAGEIQYVAKDMRSILGDDAIYEMAAAEAYPVYNKAHLIALQMPDRSGDVLITAYGELDKNNYFDPRTAQVATVDHVKQVCTNVRPASDEELPSPYIEEFRSTLADELSKYVGETYPKGTCAVYCISGKDAEGPGADFEFVIVISATNNGRWQSTWNVDFKDDLQFVEIKGKILVGSHYFEEGNVHLDAKNEFKDSTIFQSPEDCAASITNIICHHETEFMASLEASYVHLPDTTFKDLRRKLPVTRTLFPWHSTLQFSLTRDITRELEIGQ